Proteins from a genomic interval of Panthera tigris isolate Pti1 chromosome A2, P.tigris_Pti1_mat1.1, whole genome shotgun sequence:
- the CAMSAP3 gene encoding calmodulin-regulated spectrin-associated protein 3 isoform X4 codes for MVEAAPPGPGPLRRTFLVPEIKSLDQYDFSRAKAAASLAWVLRAAFGGAEHVPSELWEPFYTDQYAQEHVKPPVTRLLLSAELYCRAWRQVLPQLETPPSPSALLALLARRGTVPALPERPVQEADLRHQPILMGAHLAVIDALMVAFAFEWTKTLPGPLALASLEHKLLFWVDTTIRRLQEKTEQEAAQRASPAAPADGVAPAQPSIRYRKDRAVARRAPCFPTVTTLQDLASGAALAATIHCYCPQLLRLEEVCLKDPMSVADSLYNLQLVQDFCASRLPRGCPLSLEDLLYVPPPLKINLVVLLAEMFMCFEVLKPDFVQAKDLPDGHAASPRATEASSAQNSSGCSSPVFNFRHPLLSPGGSQSPLRGSTGSLKSSPSMSHMEALGKAWNRQLSRPLSQAVSFSTPFGLDSDVDVVMGDPVLLRSVSSDSLGPPRPVPARTPVQPAPEPGDLPTIEEALQIIHSAEPRLLPDGAADGSFYLHSPEGPSKLPLASSYPLEGASKAPAYVPHPEAPLKPSPCTVAEMSKPSALSEGSPKAAASSPAANNSEVKMTSFAERKKQLVRAEAEAGSPTATPAAPEALSSEMSELGARLEEKRRAIEAQKRRIEAIFAKHRQRLGKSAFLQVQPREAGGEAEAEAEPGPVPGGERPAGEGQGEPSPRPKAVTFSPELGPVPPEGLGDYNRAVSKLSAALSSLQRDMQRLTDQQQRLLAPPEAPGPAPPPAAWVIPGPTVGPKAASPSPARRAPAARRSPGPGPSPTPRSPKHARPAELRLAPLTRVLTPPHDVDSLPHLRKFSPSQVPVQTRSSILLAEGSPPEEPAARPGLIEIPLGSLEEPTAEDEGDGSPPGAEDSLEEEASSEGEPRAGLGFFYKDEDKPEDEMAQKRASLLERQQRRAEEARRRKQWQEAEKEQRREEAARLAQEEAAPGPPAPPAPAATPAPAARAPVEEEVGPRRGEFTRLEYERRAQLKLMDDLDKVLRPRAAGTGGPGRGGRRGPRPRSGCCDDSALARSPARGLLGSRLSKVYSQSTLSLSTVANEAPNNLGVKRPTSRAPSPSGLMSPSRLPGSRERDWENGSNASSPASVPEYTGPRLYKEPSAKSNKFIIHNALSHCCLAGKVNEPQKNRILEEIEKSKANHFLILFRDSSCQFRALYTLSGETEELTRLAGYGPRTVTPAMVEGIYKYNSDRKRFTQIPAKTMSMSVDAFTIQGHLWQSKKPTTPKKGSSTPK; via the exons ATGGTGGAGGCGGCGCCCCCCGGGCCCGGGCCGCTGAGGAGGACCTTCCTGGTGCCCGAGATCAAGTCGCTGGACCAGTACGATTTCTCGCGGGCCAAGGCGGCGGCCAGCCTGGCGTGGGTGCTGCGGGCCGCGTTCGGGGGCGCAG AGCATGTGCCCTCGGAGCTGTGGGAGCCCTTCTACACCGACCAGTACGCACAGGAGCACGTGAAGCCCCCGGTGACACGGCTGCTGCTCTCGGCCGAGCTCTACTGCCGGGCCTGGCGCCAGGTGCTGCCGCAGCTCGAGACCCCCCCCAGTCCCTCCGCGCTGCTGGCCCTGCTGGCGCGGAGGGGCACGGTGCCCGCGCTGCCCGAGCGTCCCGTGCAGGAGGCCGACTTGAGGCACCAGCCTATCCTCATG GGAGCCCACCTAGCTGTCATTGACGCCCTCATGGTTGCCTTCGCCTTCGAGTGGACAAAGACACTGCCCGGTCCCTTGGCCCTGGCCAGCTTGGAGCACAAGCTCCTTTTCTGGGTGGACACG acCATCCGGCGGTTGCAGGAGAAGACTGAGCAGGAAGCTGCCCAGAGAGCCTCTCCCGCGGCCCCTGCAGATGGGGTGGCCCCCGCACAGCCCTCG ATCCGATACCGCAAGGACCGAGCTGTGGCCCGACGCGCCCCCTGCTTTCCAACCGTGACCACCCTCCAGGATCTGGCAAGTGGGGCCGCGCTGGCCGCCACGATCCACTGCTATTGTCCCCAGCTCTTGCGACTCGAGG AGGTGTGCCTCAAGGACCCCATGTCTGTGGCGGACAGCCTCTACAACCTCCAGCTGGTGCAGGATTTCTGTGCCTCCCGCCTTCCTCGTGGCTGCCCACTGTCCCTCGAGGACCTGCTGTATGTCCCACCGCCCCTCAAG ATCAACCTGGTGGTGCTGCTCGCCGAGATGTTCATGTGCTTTGAGGTGCTGAAACCTGATTTCGTGCAGGCTAAGGACCTTCCTGATGGTCACG CGGCCTCCCCCCGGGCCACGGAGGCCTCTTCCGCCCAGAACAGCAGTGGCTGCAG TTCTCCTGTCTTCAATTTCCGCCACCCACTCCTGTCACCCGGCGGCTCCCAGTCCCCACTCCGTGGATCCACAG gctcaCTGAAGTCCTCCCCGTCCATGTCCCACATGGAGGCCCTCGGCAAGGCCTGGAACCGTCAGCTCAG CCGTCCCCTCTCCCAGGCAGTGTCGTTCAGCACCCCCTTTGGCCTGGACAGCGACGTGGATGTCGTCATGGGAGACCCCGTCCTACTCCGCTCGGTCAGCTCAGACAGCCTGGGCCCCCCGCGCCCTGTGCCAGCCCGGACCCCCGTGCAGCCAGCCCCGGAGCCTGGCGACCTGCCTACCATCGAGGAGGCCCTGCAGATCATCCACAGTGCCGAGCCCCGGCTGCTCCCAGATGGGGCTGCCGACGGCAGCTTCTACCTCCACTCCCCCGAGGGGCCCTCCAAACTGCCGCTGGCTTCCTCCTACCCACTCGAGGGGGCCTCCAAAGCACCCGCCTACGTGCCCCACCCCGAGGCCCCCTTGAAACCGTCTCCCTGCACGGTGGCGGAGATGTCGAAACCGTCGGCCCTATCCGAGGGCTCCCCGAAGGCCGCGGCTTCGTCCCCAGCGGCCAACAACTCCGAAGTGAAGATGACCAGCTTTGCTGAACGCAAGAAGCAGCTGGTGAGGGCTGAGGCCGAGGCAGGGTCCCCGACGGCCACCCCCGCGGCACCAGAGGCCCTGAGCTCCGAGATGAGCGAGCTGGGAGCCCGGCTGGAGGAGAAACGGCGGGCCATAGAGGCTCAGAAGCGACGGATCGAGGCCATCTTTGCCAAGCACCGCCAGCGACTGGGCAAGAGCGCTTTCCTGCAGGTGCAGCCTCGGGAGGCCGGAGGGGAGGCGGAGGCAGAGGCGGAGCCAGGCCCAGTCCCCGGTGGGGAGCGGCCGGCGGGTGAGGGCCAGGGCGAGCCATCCCCGCGGCCCAAGGCAGTGACCTTCTCACCCGAACTGGGCCCAGTGCCCCCCGAGGGGCTGGGGGACTATAACCGGGCGGTCAGCAAGTTAAGCGCCGCGCTGAGCTCACTGCAGCGGGACATGCAGAGGCTCACGGACCAGCAGCAGCGGCTCCTGGCTCCGCCCGAGGCCCCCGGGCCtgccccgccgcccgccgcgtGGGTCATCCCTGGTCCCACGGTGGGTCCCAAAGCCGCATCTCCCAGCCCTGCTCGGCGCGCCCCGGCTGCCCGGCGcagccccgggcccggccccAGCCCGACACCCCGAAGCCCGAAACACGCACGGCCGGCGGAGCTGCGGCTGGCTCCCCTGACGAGAGTGCTCACGCCTCCCCATGATGTAGACAGCCTCCCCCACCTGCGCAAGTTCTCGCCAAGCCAGGTGCCCGTGCAGACCCGTTCCTCTATCCTCCTGGCGGAGGGGTCGCCTCCAGAGGAGCCCGCGGCCCGGCCTGGCCTCATCGAGATCCCACTGGGCAGCCTGGAAGAGCCCACGGCCGAGGACGAGGGAGACGGGAGCCCCCCTGGTGCTGAGGATTCCTTAGAGGAGGAGGCGTCTTCGGAGGGAGAGCCCCGGGCCGGGCTGGGATTCTTCTACAAG GATGAAGACAAGCCCGAGGACGAGATGGCCCAAAAGCGGGCCAGCCTGCTGGAACGGCAGCAGCGGCGGGCGGAGGAGGCTCGGCGGCGGAAGCAGTGGCAGGAGGCCGAGAAGGAGCAGCGGAGGGAAGAGGCTGCCCG GCTGGCCCAGGAGGAGGCGGCCCCGGGCCCTCCAGCCCCCCCAGCTCCTGCAGCGACCCCGGCCCCTGCCGCCAGGGCCCCCGTCGAGGAGGAGGTGGGCCCCAGGAGGGGGGAGTTCACCCGGCTCGAGTATGAACGCCGGGCCCAGCTGAAGCTGATGGACGACCTTGACAAAGTGCTACGGCCACGGGCTGCGGGGAccggggggccgggccggggtgGGCGGAGGGGCCCCCGGCCGCGCTCCGGTTGCTGTGACGACTCGGCCCTGGCACGAAGCCCTGCCCGTGGCCTGCTGG GCTCCCGGCTCAGCAAAGTCTACTCTCAGTCCACCCTGTCACTGTCAACCGTGGCCAACGAGGCCCCCAATAATCTTGGCGTGAAGAGGCCGACGTCTCG ggctccatccccaTCCGGCCTCATGTCCCCGAGCCGCCTGCCTGGTAGCCGGGAACGCGACTGGGAGAACGGGAGCAACGCCTCGTCCCCGGCGTCGGTGCCCGAGTACACAG GTCCGCGGCTGTACAAGGAGCCCAGCGCCAAGTCCAACAAGTTCATCATCCACAATGCCCTGTCGCACTGCTGCCTCGCGGGCAAGGTAAACGAACCGCAGAAGAACCGCATTCTGGAG GAAATTGAGAAGAGCAAGGCCAATCACTTCCTGATCCTCTTCCGCGACTCGAGCTGCCAGTTCCGGGCCCTCTACACGTTGTCcggggagacagaggagctgaCGCGGCTGGCCGGCTACGGCCCCCGCACAGTCACGCCCGCCATGGTCGAGGGCATCTACAAGTACAACTCGGACCGCAAGCGCTTTACCCAGATCCCTGCCAAGACCATGTCCATGAGTGTAGACGCCTTCACCATCCAGGGCCACCTCTGGCAGAGCAAGAAGCCCACCACCCCCAAGAAGGGCAGCAGCACCCCCAAGTAG
- the CAMSAP3 gene encoding calmodulin-regulated spectrin-associated protein 3 isoform X3 encodes MVEAAPPGPGPLRRTFLVPEIKSLDQYDFSRAKAAASLAWVLRAAFGGAEHVPSELWEPFYTDQYAQEHVKPPVTRLLLSAELYCRAWRQVLPQLETPPSPSALLALLARRGTVPALPERPVQEADLRHQPILMGAHLAVIDALMVAFAFEWTKTLPGPLALASLEHKLLFWVDTTIRRLQEKTEQEAAQRASPAAPADGVAPAQPSCPTRWYWKLVPIRYRKDRAVARRAPCFPTVTTLQDLASGAALAATIHCYCPQLLRLEEVCLKDPMSVADSLYNLQLVQDFCASRLPRGCPLSLEDLLYVPPPLKINLVVLLAEMFMCFEVLKPDFVQAKDLPDGHAASPRATEASSAQNSSGCSSPVFNFRHPLLSPGGSQSPLRGSTGSLKSSPSMSHMEALGKAWNRQLSRPLSQAVSFSTPFGLDSDVDVVMGDPVLLRSVSSDSLGPPRPVPARTPVQPAPEPGDLPTIEEALQIIHSAEPRLLPDGAADGSFYLHSPEGPSKLPLASSYPLEGASKAPAYVPHPEAPLKPSPCTVAEMSKPSALSEGSPKAAASSPAANNSEVKMTSFAERKKQLVRAEAEAGSPTATPAAPEALSSEMSELGARLEEKRRAIEAQKRRIEAIFAKHRQRLGKSAFLQVQPREAGGEAEAEAEPGPVPGGERPAGEGQGEPSPRPKAVTFSPELGPVPPEGLGDYNRAVSKLSAALSSLQRDMQRLTDQQQRLLAPPEAPGPAPPPAAWVIPGPTVGPKAASPSPARRAPAARRSPGPGPSPTPRSPKHARPAELRLAPLTRVLTPPHDVDSLPHLRKFSPSQVPVQTRSSILLAEGSPPEEPAARPGLIEIPLGSLEEPTAEDEGDGSPPGAEDSLEEEASSEGEPRAGLGFFYKDEDKPEDEMAQKRASLLERQQRRAEEARRRKQWQEAEKEQRREEAARLAQEEAAPGPPAPPAPAATPAPAARAPVEEEVGPRRGEFTRLEYERRAQLKLMDDLDKVLRPRAAGTGGPGRGGRRGPRPRSGCCDDSALARSPARGLLGSRLSKVYSQSTLSLSTVANEAPNNLGVKRPTSRAPSPSGLMSPSRLPGSRERDWENGSNASSPASVPEYTGPRLYKEPSAKSNKFIIHNALSHCCLAGKVNEPQKNRILEEIEKSKANHFLILFRDSSCQFRALYTLSGETEELTRLAGYGPRTVTPAMVEGIYKYNSDRKRFTQIPAKTMSMSVDAFTIQGHLWQSKKPTTPKKGSSTPK; translated from the exons ATGGTGGAGGCGGCGCCCCCCGGGCCCGGGCCGCTGAGGAGGACCTTCCTGGTGCCCGAGATCAAGTCGCTGGACCAGTACGATTTCTCGCGGGCCAAGGCGGCGGCCAGCCTGGCGTGGGTGCTGCGGGCCGCGTTCGGGGGCGCAG AGCATGTGCCCTCGGAGCTGTGGGAGCCCTTCTACACCGACCAGTACGCACAGGAGCACGTGAAGCCCCCGGTGACACGGCTGCTGCTCTCGGCCGAGCTCTACTGCCGGGCCTGGCGCCAGGTGCTGCCGCAGCTCGAGACCCCCCCCAGTCCCTCCGCGCTGCTGGCCCTGCTGGCGCGGAGGGGCACGGTGCCCGCGCTGCCCGAGCGTCCCGTGCAGGAGGCCGACTTGAGGCACCAGCCTATCCTCATG GGAGCCCACCTAGCTGTCATTGACGCCCTCATGGTTGCCTTCGCCTTCGAGTGGACAAAGACACTGCCCGGTCCCTTGGCCCTGGCCAGCTTGGAGCACAAGCTCCTTTTCTGGGTGGACACG acCATCCGGCGGTTGCAGGAGAAGACTGAGCAGGAAGCTGCCCAGAGAGCCTCTCCCGCGGCCCCTGCAGATGGGGTGGCCCCCGCACAGCCCTCG TGCCCCACACGCTGGTACTGGAAGCTGGTTCCT ATCCGATACCGCAAGGACCGAGCTGTGGCCCGACGCGCCCCCTGCTTTCCAACCGTGACCACCCTCCAGGATCTGGCAAGTGGGGCCGCGCTGGCCGCCACGATCCACTGCTATTGTCCCCAGCTCTTGCGACTCGAGG AGGTGTGCCTCAAGGACCCCATGTCTGTGGCGGACAGCCTCTACAACCTCCAGCTGGTGCAGGATTTCTGTGCCTCCCGCCTTCCTCGTGGCTGCCCACTGTCCCTCGAGGACCTGCTGTATGTCCCACCGCCCCTCAAG ATCAACCTGGTGGTGCTGCTCGCCGAGATGTTCATGTGCTTTGAGGTGCTGAAACCTGATTTCGTGCAGGCTAAGGACCTTCCTGATGGTCACG CGGCCTCCCCCCGGGCCACGGAGGCCTCTTCCGCCCAGAACAGCAGTGGCTGCAG TTCTCCTGTCTTCAATTTCCGCCACCCACTCCTGTCACCCGGCGGCTCCCAGTCCCCACTCCGTGGATCCACAG gctcaCTGAAGTCCTCCCCGTCCATGTCCCACATGGAGGCCCTCGGCAAGGCCTGGAACCGTCAGCTCAG CCGTCCCCTCTCCCAGGCAGTGTCGTTCAGCACCCCCTTTGGCCTGGACAGCGACGTGGATGTCGTCATGGGAGACCCCGTCCTACTCCGCTCGGTCAGCTCAGACAGCCTGGGCCCCCCGCGCCCTGTGCCAGCCCGGACCCCCGTGCAGCCAGCCCCGGAGCCTGGCGACCTGCCTACCATCGAGGAGGCCCTGCAGATCATCCACAGTGCCGAGCCCCGGCTGCTCCCAGATGGGGCTGCCGACGGCAGCTTCTACCTCCACTCCCCCGAGGGGCCCTCCAAACTGCCGCTGGCTTCCTCCTACCCACTCGAGGGGGCCTCCAAAGCACCCGCCTACGTGCCCCACCCCGAGGCCCCCTTGAAACCGTCTCCCTGCACGGTGGCGGAGATGTCGAAACCGTCGGCCCTATCCGAGGGCTCCCCGAAGGCCGCGGCTTCGTCCCCAGCGGCCAACAACTCCGAAGTGAAGATGACCAGCTTTGCTGAACGCAAGAAGCAGCTGGTGAGGGCTGAGGCCGAGGCAGGGTCCCCGACGGCCACCCCCGCGGCACCAGAGGCCCTGAGCTCCGAGATGAGCGAGCTGGGAGCCCGGCTGGAGGAGAAACGGCGGGCCATAGAGGCTCAGAAGCGACGGATCGAGGCCATCTTTGCCAAGCACCGCCAGCGACTGGGCAAGAGCGCTTTCCTGCAGGTGCAGCCTCGGGAGGCCGGAGGGGAGGCGGAGGCAGAGGCGGAGCCAGGCCCAGTCCCCGGTGGGGAGCGGCCGGCGGGTGAGGGCCAGGGCGAGCCATCCCCGCGGCCCAAGGCAGTGACCTTCTCACCCGAACTGGGCCCAGTGCCCCCCGAGGGGCTGGGGGACTATAACCGGGCGGTCAGCAAGTTAAGCGCCGCGCTGAGCTCACTGCAGCGGGACATGCAGAGGCTCACGGACCAGCAGCAGCGGCTCCTGGCTCCGCCCGAGGCCCCCGGGCCtgccccgccgcccgccgcgtGGGTCATCCCTGGTCCCACGGTGGGTCCCAAAGCCGCATCTCCCAGCCCTGCTCGGCGCGCCCCGGCTGCCCGGCGcagccccgggcccggccccAGCCCGACACCCCGAAGCCCGAAACACGCACGGCCGGCGGAGCTGCGGCTGGCTCCCCTGACGAGAGTGCTCACGCCTCCCCATGATGTAGACAGCCTCCCCCACCTGCGCAAGTTCTCGCCAAGCCAGGTGCCCGTGCAGACCCGTTCCTCTATCCTCCTGGCGGAGGGGTCGCCTCCAGAGGAGCCCGCGGCCCGGCCTGGCCTCATCGAGATCCCACTGGGCAGCCTGGAAGAGCCCACGGCCGAGGACGAGGGAGACGGGAGCCCCCCTGGTGCTGAGGATTCCTTAGAGGAGGAGGCGTCTTCGGAGGGAGAGCCCCGGGCCGGGCTGGGATTCTTCTACAAG GATGAAGACAAGCCCGAGGACGAGATGGCCCAAAAGCGGGCCAGCCTGCTGGAACGGCAGCAGCGGCGGGCGGAGGAGGCTCGGCGGCGGAAGCAGTGGCAGGAGGCCGAGAAGGAGCAGCGGAGGGAAGAGGCTGCCCG GCTGGCCCAGGAGGAGGCGGCCCCGGGCCCTCCAGCCCCCCCAGCTCCTGCAGCGACCCCGGCCCCTGCCGCCAGGGCCCCCGTCGAGGAGGAGGTGGGCCCCAGGAGGGGGGAGTTCACCCGGCTCGAGTATGAACGCCGGGCCCAGCTGAAGCTGATGGACGACCTTGACAAAGTGCTACGGCCACGGGCTGCGGGGAccggggggccgggccggggtgGGCGGAGGGGCCCCCGGCCGCGCTCCGGTTGCTGTGACGACTCGGCCCTGGCACGAAGCCCTGCCCGTGGCCTGCTGG GCTCCCGGCTCAGCAAAGTCTACTCTCAGTCCACCCTGTCACTGTCAACCGTGGCCAACGAGGCCCCCAATAATCTTGGCGTGAAGAGGCCGACGTCTCG ggctccatccccaTCCGGCCTCATGTCCCCGAGCCGCCTGCCTGGTAGCCGGGAACGCGACTGGGAGAACGGGAGCAACGCCTCGTCCCCGGCGTCGGTGCCCGAGTACACAG GTCCGCGGCTGTACAAGGAGCCCAGCGCCAAGTCCAACAAGTTCATCATCCACAATGCCCTGTCGCACTGCTGCCTCGCGGGCAAGGTAAACGAACCGCAGAAGAACCGCATTCTGGAG GAAATTGAGAAGAGCAAGGCCAATCACTTCCTGATCCTCTTCCGCGACTCGAGCTGCCAGTTCCGGGCCCTCTACACGTTGTCcggggagacagaggagctgaCGCGGCTGGCCGGCTACGGCCCCCGCACAGTCACGCCCGCCATGGTCGAGGGCATCTACAAGTACAACTCGGACCGCAAGCGCTTTACCCAGATCCCTGCCAAGACCATGTCCATGAGTGTAGACGCCTTCACCATCCAGGGCCACCTCTGGCAGAGCAAGAAGCCCACCACCCCCAAGAAGGGCAGCAGCACCCCCAAGTAG